CCGCACGTCGCGACCAGCGGGGCCAGCGGCAACGTGATCTTGTCGCCGACCCCGCCGGTCGAGTGCTTGTCCACGGTGGGGCGGTCCACCCGCAACGACAACCGGGCACCGGAGTCGATCATCGCGCCGGTCCAGGTCGCGGTTTCCCGCGCGTCCATCCCGCGCAGGAACACGGCCATCGCGAGCGCGGCCATCTGCTCCTCGGCCACGTCGCCCCGGGTGTAGGCGTCGACCACCCAGCGGATCTGCTCGTCGGTCAGCGCGGCGCCGTCCCGCTTGGCCCGGATCACGTCGACCGCGGAAAACGCCTTCACGGCAGATCCGCCGGCCCGAACGCGTCGGGCAGCACCGAGGTCATCGGCAGGATCCCGGACGGCGTGTCGACCAGGCACGCACCGCCGCCCAGTTCGAAGAGGATCTGACGGCACCGGCCGCACGGCATCAGCAGGTCCCCGTCGCCCGACCGGCACGCGACCGCGACCAGCCGGCCGCCGCCGGACAGCCGCAGCTGCCCGGCCATCGTGCATTCGGCGCACAGGCCCAAGCCGTAGGAAGCGTTTTCCACGTTGCAGCCGACGACCACCCGGCCGTCGTCCACCAGCCCGGCCACGCCGACGTGCAGGCCCGAGTAGGGCGCGTACGCGCTCTTGGCCGCGACCACGGCCCGAGCGCGCAGCGCCTCCCAGTCGATCTCGCTCACTGGTCCCCCTCCCCGCGGCGGTACCGTCCACCGGCGGCCTTCGGTGGCCGTAGCCGTTGCGAAGCCACCGCGAGCACGATCAGCGTCACCACGTGCGCGGTGTACGGGGTCAGCTCGCTCGGCAGCGAGTCGTTGGACCAGTAGATCCAGTACAGGATCCCGGCCCCGGCGACACCCAGGGCCGCGGCGATCCACTGCCGACGGATCAGCTGCACGACGACGATGACCACGAGCAGCAGCACCACGCCGTACAGCAGCGCCAGCACCGCCTTGCCGCCGCCGGAGAGCTGGAGGCCGTCCGCGTACCCGAACAGCGCGGCACCGCCGAGCAGGCCGCCCGGCCGCCAGTTGCCGAAGATCATCGCGGCCAGACCGATGTAGCCGCGGCCGTTGGTCTGGTTCTCCAGGTAACCGCCGCCGCCCTGCAGCAGCACCAGCGCGGCGCCACCCATGCCGGCCAGGCCACCGGAGACGAGCACGCCGAGGTACCGGTGCGCGTACACGTTGATGCCGAGCGATTCGGCCGCCACCGGGTTCTCGCCGCACGAGCGCAACCGCAGCCCGAGCCGCGTCCGCCACAGCACCAGGTAGCTCAGCGGCACGAGCAGGATCGCGATCATCGTCAGCGGTGCCACCCCGGTCACCAGCCCGTTGAGCAGGCCGGCCGCGTCCGAGACGAACACCCGCTGCTGGTTCTCCAGGCCGGTGAGCCAGTTCGACAGGAACGTCGCCGAGTAGGTGTCGAAGGTCGGCACGGTCGGCGACTGCCGCGGGTTGCCGGACAGCGGCTCGAAGATCAGCGTGGCCAGGTACTTGGCGACACCGAGCCCGAGCAGGTTGATCGCCACACCGGAGACGATGTGGTTGACGTTGAACGTGACCGTCGCGATCGCGTGCAGCAGGCCGCCCAGCGCGCCGAACACGATCGCCGCACCCAGCCCGACCCACGGCCCGCCGTGGTAGGCGCCCCACGCCGCGCCCCAGGTCCCGAGGATCATCATGCCCTCGAGACCGATGTTCACCACGCCACCGCGTTCGGACCACAGGCCGCCGAGCCCGCACAGCAGGATCGGCAACGCGAGCCGCAACGCGGTCTGCGCGGTGTTGGTCGAGGTGAGCGTGTTGACGCCGGTGAAGTACGACGCGGCGGACAGCACCGCGACGATCCCGATCGCCCACAGGACGCCCCGCGCCCACCCGGGAATCCGGCGACCCCGCGGTGCGGGTGGCACCGTCATCGGCGCCTCGGCCTCGGTCGCGAGACTCATACCGCACCCCCTTCACTCACCGACGCGGGCCGCCCGCCGGACAGCGCCCGCCCGACGCGGCGCTGCGCGGCGGCCAGGTCGGCCCGCTTCACGATTTCGTACGCCACGACGACCGACAGCACGATCGCGCCCTGCATGATCGTCGCGATCTCCTTCGGCACGTCGACCTGCTCCAGCGACACCGCCGACTTGTCCAGGAACGCCCACAGCAGCGCGCCGAGCGCGATCCCGCCGGGGTGGTTGCGGCCCAGCAGCGCGACCGCGATGCCGGTGAAGCCGTAACCCTGGGTCGAGGTGATGGCGTAGCTGTAGTCGCGGCCGACCAGCTCCGGGATGGCGACCAGGCCGGCCACCGCGCCGGAGAGCAGCATCGCGATCAGCGTCATCTTTTTCGCGTTGACCCCGCCGGCGGCCGCCGCCGTGGCCGACTCGCCGCCGGCGCGCAGCTCGAAACCGAACCGCGTGCGGTTGAGCATGAACCAGTACCCGAACCCGATCACCGCGGTGATGATCACGAACCCGAACAGCTCGCCGCCGCCGACCGGGATGTCCGGTACCCGGCCGGATGGCGCGATCTCCTTGGTCTTGAGGTTGTTCCCGGTCAGCACACCGAACTGGTCGGGGTTGATCAGGAACGCGACGATGCCGCCGACGATCGCGTTGAGCATGATCGTCGAGATGACCTCGCTGACCCCGCGGGTCACCTTCAGGATCGCCGGCACCGCCGCGTACAGCGCGCCGGCCAGCAGGGCGACCGCGATGATGAACACGACGTGGATGACCGGCGGCAGGACCACGGCCCCGCCGACGATCGCGGCGACGACGCCGGCGAAGCGGTACTGGCCCTCGACACCGATGTTGAACAGGTTCATCTGGAAGCCGATGGCGACCGCGAGCCCGGACAGGTAGTACACCGTCGCCAGGTTCACCGTGTCCACGGCGGTCGTGCCCTTGCCGAGCTGACCGATCATCGTGCCGTAGGCCCGCAGCGGATCGGCTCCGGAGATCAGCAGCGCGATCGAGCAGATCAGCACCGAGAAGACGATCGCCAGCAGGGGCGGGAGCACCTTCGTGCGCCAGGAGGTCACGCGGCTTCCTCCGCTCCGGTCATGGCCGAACCCAGCTCGGTGGGGGTCACCGTGGCCGGGTCGGCCTCGCTCACCAGACGTCCGCGCAGCATGACGCGGATCGTGTCGGACAGGCCGATCAGCTCGTCGAGGTCGGCGGAGATCAGCAGCACCGCGAGCCCGTTGTGCCGCGCCCGGCGGATCTGCTCCCAGATCAGCGCCTGCGCGCCGACGTCGACCCCACGGGTCGGGTGCGAGGCGATCAGCAGCACCGGCTCGCCGGACAGCTCACGGCCGACCACCAGCTTCTGCTGGTTGCCACCGGACAGGGCGGCCGCCGGGACGTCGATCCCGGGTGTGCGGACGTCGTAGTCGGTCACGATCCGCTCGGTGTCCCGGCGGGCGCCGGGGATGTCGAGCAGCTGCCCCTTCGACACCGGCCGCCGCGTCTGGTAACCGAGGATCCGGTTGGCCCACAACGGCTGGGTGAGCAGCAGGCCGTGCCGGGTGCGGTCCTCCGGCACGTAGCCGATGCCGGCCTCGCGGCGGGCGA
The sequence above is a segment of the Amycolatopsis viridis genome. Coding sequences within it:
- a CDS encoding ABC transporter permease translates to MTSWRTKVLPPLLAIVFSVLICSIALLISGADPLRAYGTMIGQLGKGTTAVDTVNLATVYYLSGLAVAIGFQMNLFNIGVEGQYRFAGVVAAIVGGAVVLPPVIHVVFIIAVALLAGALYAAVPAILKVTRGVSEVISTIMLNAIVGGIVAFLINPDQFGVLTGNNLKTKEIAPSGRVPDIPVGGGELFGFVIITAVIGFGYWFMLNRTRFGFELRAGGESATAAAAGGVNAKKMTLIAMLLSGAVAGLVAIPELVGRDYSYAITSTQGYGFTGIAVALLGRNHPGGIALGALLWAFLDKSAVSLEQVDVPKEIATIMQGAIVLSVVVAYEIVKRADLAAAQRRVGRALSGGRPASVSEGGAV
- a CDS encoding cytidine deaminase, producing the protein MSEIDWEALRARAVVAAKSAYAPYSGLHVGVAGLVDDGRVVVGCNVENASYGLGLCAECTMAGQLRLSGGGRLVAVACRSGDGDLLMPCGRCRQILFELGGGACLVDTPSGILPMTSVLPDAFGPADLP
- a CDS encoding ABC transporter permease — its product is MSLATEAEAPMTVPPAPRGRRIPGWARGVLWAIGIVAVLSAASYFTGVNTLTSTNTAQTALRLALPILLCGLGGLWSERGGVVNIGLEGMMILGTWGAAWGAYHGGPWVGLGAAIVFGALGGLLHAIATVTFNVNHIVSGVAINLLGLGVAKYLATLIFEPLSGNPRQSPTVPTFDTYSATFLSNWLTGLENQQRVFVSDAAGLLNGLVTGVAPLTMIAILLVPLSYLVLWRTRLGLRLRSCGENPVAAESLGINVYAHRYLGVLVSGGLAGMGGAALVLLQGGGGYLENQTNGRGYIGLAAMIFGNWRPGGLLGGAALFGYADGLQLSGGGKAVLALLYGVVLLLVVIVVVQLIRRQWIAAALGVAGAGILYWIYWSNDSLPSELTPYTAHVVTLIVLAVASQRLRPPKAAGGRYRRGEGDQ